In Bacteroides cellulosilyticus, the genomic stretch CTTAAACAGCATATTACGCATCAGATGTAGCCAAAAACGTGGTATGAAATTCTCCGGCAGAGGTTTTATTTCCTGATATCCTTCTATTAATGCATTCATCTCTTCCTTTGAGTGGAAACAAGCCATAAGTGAAATATCATCAGTAGGATCTCCTGAAATAGTATCGTCCCAATCAATCACAGCCTTTATGCAATCTTCCGTACCAAGCACATTCCATAAAGCCAGATCTTTGTGTACAAGACATCCACGTGAAATATCCAAGAATTTCAAATTAGCCACAACTGCTCCTAAAAAGCTATCAGCTTTCTCCTTTGTCAGAAAACTGTGCTGCACCAAGAAATCAAAATGCTTCTCTATATTCAGCATATAATAGTCACGATAAGTGGAATGCAGTCCTTCTAAACGTCCGTCGACACGCAAAATATCAGAATTGTATGGCCCAAAACCGTCCGTTGAAATACTTTGCCATCGGGCTATATAAGTACCTAGTTCACGCATCACAGTTCTCGTTTGCAGTTTATGAGATTTATAAATCCTATTCAAATCTGAGAATTCGACGTTTTCCATAATCTGCCAGGCAAAATCATATTTAATGCGAGATGAATCTACAGCGTATATGTTAGGGGTTGGAATTCCAATATCATGCACTCTATTTATAATGGTGGTTTCAACCTCCATATAGTCATCTTTCTCCGGTCCGTTCTCAACTCTCACGAAGTAGCTTTCATTATTCCTTGAAGCTAAAAACGTTAGATGGTTTCCTTGTCCTCCAGCTGAGGATAAAGAAAAATGTTCGCTTCCGAAATAATTGGTTAGTAACACCCCCAGTTCTTCCTGAACCTCTCTTGCATTCCCCTCATTACCTTCTTTGATTGCAAAAAAGGCCGAAGGACGATCACACTTCCAATAATAAATATTTTTTCTTGTTCCCATATCAATGTTTGGATGCTTCAAGTTCTTCAGGGCTCGATGTAAAACGCCAGATAGTAGCTAATATTCCTCCGATAGCAGTTTGCATGATCGAACAAAATACAGCAGGCACAGCTACAAGCGGCATAAAAGCAGGAAAACTATTACGAGCAAGTACCGCAGCCAAGCCTCCATTCTGCATGCCAGTTTCACATGCAATAGCCTTTGACATAGGTTTATCATACTTAAAGATTCGCCCAAAAGCATAGCCAAGGCCAAAGCCCAGCGAATGGAGTAATGATGCGGCAAGGGCTAATTGACCAGCATATTGAAACAAGAGTTCTTTTCCGTCAACCATAGCGGGAGCAATAATAGCACCGGATATGAAAACAATAGCCCATGTTGAAACAACAGGACCGGTTTGCCCCAACTTTTCTACAAACTTTGGAAATTTATACTTTATAAAGACCCCCAATGATACAGGAATCAATACTACCTGAACCACATTGAGAAACATCCCCCATGCATTTACATCAACATATTGTCCTGCCAGCAACTTGCAGAGCAGAGGAGTCATAAAAATGCCTAAGACAGTAGATACGGCTGTACTAATTATCGACAATGCAATGTTCGCACGGCCAATATAAGCAATCATGTTGGAAGCTGTACCTCCCGGACAACATGCTACCAATATAAGACCTACAGCAAATTCCGCAGGCAATCCCATCGCCATTGCAACAAGCCAGCCAGAAAGTGGCATGATAGTATACTGTGAAATAGCAGCTATTAGTACCACACGTGGTGTAGCAAATAAAGCTTTGAAATCTTCAACCCGAAGTGTAAGTCCCATACTGAGCATAACGACCGCCAATGCCAAGGTCATCCAACTCCCTTTAGTAAACCACATAAATGCACCTGGATATAAATATCCGACTATAAAAGCCAGAATAATCCAGATAGCATAAAGGTTAATAAACCATTCAATAATCTTTTTCATGTTTCTATTAGTTTTAAAATTAATATACGGTTAGCAATTTATGCAATCGATTGCATTGTGGCCTAAATTAAATTGCTAATGGTAATTCACGGTTAATCAAATACTTATGAGGTTTGAATTTTGATTACAGGTACTTACTTTTTAAAGATGACTCTCTTACTATAAGCTGTGGCTTATATACAATATCTTGATAAGGCATACCAGAGATAGCCTCCAACATTAATCTTGCGGAAGTTTTTCCAATACGATAACTAAATTGTTCAATAGAACTCAAAGGTGGATTCAATAAGACATCCCATGGCTCATTCACAAATCCTACAATGGCAATCTCCTGTGGGATTTTAATTCCCTTCTCAACAAAAACCTCCATTGCCGCTTTAGCTGCAAAGTCTCCCGAAAAGAGTATACCATCAGGCAACTGCTGGTTCTTTTGAGCCGACAATTTAATTGCATATTTCCGTCCTTCTTCTTCAGTGGTTAAAGCTGTATGAATATGTTTATTCGTAACTTCTAATCCATAATCACTCATAGCTTGCCTATATCCTCTATCCCGCTCACTCCATATCGAAACATTTTGTGGACCACGATAAAAGAAAATCCGTTTACAGCCTTGCTCTATAAGATGCTTCGTAGCCTCATAGGCCCCATTATAATCATCTTGCACAACACTACTTGTATTTGGAATAGCCATCTTACGATCGAACATAACCAAAGGAATTCCACTTTCGACCAGCGATACATAATGAGAATAATCAGTCGTTTCAGCAGCAACGGCAGCAATTATGCCTACAACTTTACCTTGACTCAAAGAAGCGATAATTTTCTTTTCACGCTCGAACAAATTACCGGAAGTAGCTATAATTAGGTTATAACCAGCTTTATATATCTCTGTTTCAACGCCAGCAATAGCCTGAACAAAATAATTACGATCAATGAGAGGCACAATCATTCCTATCGTCTTAATTTTACCGGTTTTCAAGGCCACTGCCATTTGGTTCGGTTTATAATTGAGCTCCTTTGCCAATTTATGAACAGCCTCACTTACTTCGCTGCTAATTCCCTTATGGTTATTCAGCGCACGCGAAACTGTTGAAGCCGAGATCTTCAATTCTTTAGCAATATCATAAATAGAGACTTTTTTCTTATCCATCATTATATTGTATCACTATATGAAAATACTATTGTGCACTGAAAGCTATTACTTCATTGCAATCGATTGCAATTATAGTGAAATTATAAATAAAACAAACACATCACCCTCATATTTAACATCTTTTTTAACGAAAAGGCAATGTTGGCTAAATGAAACATAGGAAGAGAAGATAAATACCTTAAAGATCCTTCCTCCCCCAATTGTGTTAAAAACCCAAGATTTAAAAGCCCTCGAAATCTTTTTTTCATTTGCATTGTTCTGATGCAATATATCATTCACATAAAAATTTAATGCAATGAAGAGAAACCTGAACCCTCCTATGAAGAGAGCCCTAAGGCTTAAAAATCTATTCTTGACGGTATGTTTCCTGCTGATAGGTACTGCCGCATTTTCTCAGGAACGGACCATAACCGGTGTCGTTACCGACTCATTTAAAGAACCGTTGATTGGCGTATCCATTGTGGTACAAGGCACCAATACCGGTGTAGTGACCGGACTGGATGGTGATTATTCAATCCAAGTTCCGCCCAATGCTACCCTCGACTTCTCATACGTAGGTATGGAGAAGCAAAGCATTAAAGTAGGCAACCAGAGCGTCATCAATGTACAGATGAAAGAAGACTCGCAGATGCTTGCAGAAACAGTGGTCATCGGTTACGGTAGCGCCAAGAAGCGTGACCTGACAGGATCTATCACCAACATTAAAGGTGACGAAATTGCCAACAAACCTGTTGCCAACCCACTGTCTGCCCTGCAAGGTAAAGTGGCCGGTGTACAAATCATCAACTCCGGTAAGGCAGGTGCCGACCCGGAAATCCGCGTACGCGGTACAAACTCTATCAATGGTTACAAGCCCTTGTATGTAGTGGACGGACTGTTCAATGACAACATCAACTTCCTGAACCCACAGGATATCGAGTCTATGGAAATCCTGAAAGACCCTTCCTCACTTGCCATCTTCGGTGTGCGTGGTGCCAATGGTGTAATCATCATCACCACCAAGAAAGCGAAAGAAGGACAGACACGGGTAAACATCAACGGTTCGTTCGGCTTCAAAGCTATCACCAACAAGATTGCAATGGTAGATGCCGATGGCTTCAAACTGTTGTATAACGAACAGTTGAGAAATGAAGGCAATCCGGAATATAATTTCTCCGACTGGACAGGTAACACCAACTGGCAGGACGAAATCTTCCAGACCGGATTCATTACGAACAATAATATCAGCATTACGGGTGCTTCCGACAGGCATAGCTTCTACCTCGGCGCAGGTTATGCCTACGAGCAAGGAAACATCAAGCATGAGAAGTACAGCAAGATCACACTGAGCATCAGCGATGATTATAAAGTGACGGACAACTTCAAAGTAGGTTTCCAGTTCAACGGCGCACGCATGCTGCCGGCTGATTCAAAGAGTGTTGCCACTGCCCTGCGGGCGGCTCCGGTGGCAGAGGTGTATAACAAAGAATATGGATTGTATACCTCCCTCCCCGGCTTCCAAAAAGCGCAGATGAATAACCCGATGGTGGACGTTGAATTGAAGGCAAATACCACAAAGGCGGAGAACTACCGCGGTTCGGGTAACATATACGGGCAATGGGACTTCCTGCAACACTTTCAGTTCAAAGCCATGTTCTCACTGGATTATGCATCGAACAGCACACGGACTTACACGCCGATTATTAAAGTGTATGATGCCAGTGCCGAAGGTGATATAGCTACACTGGGCACCGGCAAGACCGGAGTGACTCAGGCCAAAGAGACCGAGATGAAAGTGCAGAGCGATTATCTGTTGACTTATACCAACTCCTGGGGCGACCATAGCCTGACAGCCACCGCCGGTTTTACCACCTATTATAATAAGCTCGAAAATCTGAATGCCGGACGCACGCAAGGCGTAGGTCTGATCATTCCGGACAATCCCGACAAATGGTATGTAAGTATCGGCGATGCCGCCACTGCAACCAACGGTAGTACACAATGGGAACGTTCTACAGTATCTGTACTGGCACGTATTCTCTATAATTATAAAGGCAAGTACCTGTTCAACGGCTCCTACCGCCGCGACGGTTCTTCCGCTTTCTCTTATACAGGAAACCAATGGCAGAATTTCTACTCCGTAGGTCTGGGTTGGCTGATGAGCGAAGAGGAATGGATGAAAGGTATCGAATGGCTGGATATGTTGAAACTGAAAGGATCATGGGGTACGCTGGGTAACCAAAACCTGGATAGAGCCTATCCGGCGGAGCCTTTGCTGACCAATGCCTATTCCGCAGTATTCGGTACTCCGTCCGCCATTTATCCGGGCTATCAGCTTGCCTATCTGCCTAACCCGAACCTGCGTTGGGAAAAAGTAGAAGCATGGGAAGTAGGTGCCGAAGCCAACTTCTTCCGCAACCGCCTGCACTTTGAAGGTGTATATTACAAGAAGAAAACAAAAGACCTGCTGGCAGAAGTTCCCGGTATTTCAGGAACCGTGCCGGGCATCGGCAACCTGGGATCTATCGAAAACCTGGGTGTGGAACTTGCACTGAGCTGGCGTGACCAGATCGGCGACTGGAATTATAACGTCGGAGCCAACCTGACTACAATTAAGAACAAGGTATTAAGCCTTGTACAGGACGGATACTCCATCATTGCCGGAGACAAGAGCCAAAGTTATACAATGGCAGGTTATCCTATCGGTTACTTCTATGGCTACAAAGTAGAAGGTGTTTACCAGACTCAGGAAGAGATTAATAATTCACCGAAGAATAAGCTTGCAACGGTCACTCCGGGTGACTTGAAGTTTAAGGATGTAAACGGTGACGGTGAAATCACCACCGCCGACCGTACCATGATTGGTGACCCGACACCTAATGTCACTTATGGTTTCACTCTCGGAGTAGGTTACAAAAACTGGGAGTTGGCAGTAGACATGATGGGACAAGGCGGTAACCAGATTTACCGTACCTGGGATAACTATAACTGGAGCCAGTTCAACTTCATGGCACAACGCATGGACCGTTGGCATGGAGAGGGTACCAGCAATACCCAGCCGTTGCTGAATACGAAACACAGCATCAACAATATGAATTCTGAATACTATATAGAAGACGGCTCGTTCTTCCGCATCCGCAACGTATCATTGGCTTACAACTTCGACAAGGCGTTGATTTCCAAGATCGGTATGCAGGCACTGAAACTCTATGTGAATATTCAGAATCTGAAAACGTGGAAACATAACACCGGATATACACCTGAACTGGGTGGCTCGGCCATTGCCTTCGGGGTGGATGACGGAAGTTATCCGATGCCGGCGATTTATACGTTCGGGTTTAACTTAACGTTCTAAAGGGGCGTAGCGCCCCGGCAAGGTTTCCTTGCGGCGTACAAGAGTAACTCCATATTATAATAACCATAACAACAAAAGATTATGAAGATAAAGAAATATATCCTATCCCTGCTGATTGGCGCGACCGCCCTCTCATTCAGTTCCTGTAATGACTTTCTGGACCGTGACCCGCTGGGCCAGTTCACGGAAGACGACGCCCCCAACGCCCTTGTAGGCGGAAAGATATTCAACGTTTACTACCTGATGCGTTCGTATGACATCACCGCAGGTATTCCCGCTTTCATGGTACACATGGTTCGCAGCGAGGATTCCGAAAAGGGCAGTGATGCCGGCGACGGCGGTAACGAAGCTGCCATGTGGGATGATTTCGAGTACACAGCCTCCAACGGCCCGTTAGCCGCTTACTGGGGTCAGAACTACAAAATCATCTACCAATGTAATGAAATCTTAGACGACATCGCCAACAGCGACCATAAGGACGACACCGAATCCATCCGCAACCGTGGCGAAGCCCTCTTCTTCCGTGCTTACTGCTACTTCAACCTGGTACGCGCCTTTGGTGAAGTCCCCCTAGTGACCATCAAAGTAGTGGAAGCCTCCGATGCCAACGTCCCCAAAACCACTGCCGAAAAGATATACGAACAGATTGACAAAGACCTGACCGAAGCCGAAAAGTGCCTGCCCTTGAGATGGGACAGCGACTATACGGGACGGCTCACCTGGGGTGCCGCACGTTCCCTGCACGCACGTACCTACATGATGCGTAACGACTGGGACAATATGTATACAGCCTCTACCGAAGTCGTCAACTCCGGCATTTATAACCTGAATACTCCGGTTGATAAAGTCTTCACCGTAGAAGGTGAGAATTGCGGCGAAAGTATCTTCGAATTGCAATGCGAAGCCACCGATGCTATGAAAGAAGACGGTAGTATCGGCAGCCAGTTCTGCCAGGTACAGGGTGTGCGCGGAGCAGGCAATTGGGACTTAGGATGGGGTTGGCACATGGCCACCACCCTGATGGGTAAAGCTTACGAACCGGGCGATCCGCGTAAGAATGCTACACTGCTTTACTTCCGCCGTAGTGATGACGAGCCTATCACAGAGGAAAATACAAACACACCCTACGGTGAATCACCCGTATCTACGGCCATGGGCGCTTACTTCAACAAGAAAGCCTATACCGACCCAGCATTGCGCCGCAAGTATACCCGCATGGGCTTCTGGGTAAATATCCGTCTGATCCGCTACCCGGACGTACTGCTGATGGCCGCCGAATCAGCCAACGAAAAAGGTTTGATGGGCGAAGCAAGCGGTTATCTGGAGCGAGTACGTGCACATGCCCGCGGCACACTGACCAATGTACTTCCGAAAGTTGAGTCTCTGGATCAGAGTGTATTGCGTGAGGCTATCCGTCACGAACGCCGCGTAGAACTGGGATTAGAGCCCGACCGTTTCTATGACCTCGTACGCTGGGGCATTGCGCAAGAAGTGCTTCAGGCTGCCGGAAAGAACTACCAGCCTAAAAATGCACTGTTGCCATTGCCGCAAACAGAGATAGACAAATCGAACGGTGTATTGGTACAGAATCCGGACTACTAAACAACTCAAGTTACGCAAGCATCAACAAGCCGTGCAACCGCAGAGTTTATCAGAAAAACCTGCGGAGGCTAAGAAGCTAAGCTGCAAGATTCTTTTCTTTCCACCATGAGGAACTTTTCTTTCCACCGTAGAGAAAGTTTCTTTCCATCATGGTGGAAAGAAAAGTTCTCCATGATAGAAAGAATAAACAGATGCCACTTCCCGGCTTAGCAATAGGTAAGAAAATCCTTAAATGCCGCGGTCGGATTGCTTACGGCAACCCATACTCATTTTATTATCTTAAAACATAGAAATATATGAAAGCAATATTCAAAAAAGCAAGCCTGTTGCTGATGGGTGCCCTGATGGGCATAGCATCTGCACAGGCGCAAAAGTCTCCACAAGACATGGATCGCTTCATCGACGCACTGATGAAGAAGATGACCGTGGAAGAGAAAATCGGACAATTGAACCTACCCGTCACGGGAGACATCACCACGGGACAGGCCAAGAGCA encodes the following:
- a CDS encoding phosphotransferase family protein, whose product is MGTRKNIYYWKCDRPSAFFAIKEGNEGNAREVQEELGVLLTNYFGSEHFSLSSAGGQGNHLTFLASRNNESYFVRVENGPEKDDYMEVETTIINRVHDIGIPTPNIYAVDSSRIKYDFAWQIMENVEFSDLNRIYKSHKLQTRTVMRELGTYIARWQSISTDGFGPYNSDILRVDGRLEGLHSTYRDYYMLNIEKHFDFLVQHSFLTKEKADSFLGAVVANLKFLDISRGCLVHKDLALWNVLGTEDCIKAVIDWDDTISGDPTDDISLMACFHSKEEMNALIEGYQEIKPLPENFIPRFWLHLMRNMLFKAVIRVGAGYFKKDSNYFLINSGSEGGLGLHNFTLSRLELAYEGLTELKSMDDL
- a CDS encoding bile acid:sodium symporter family protein; translation: MKKIIEWFINLYAIWIILAFIVGYLYPGAFMWFTKGSWMTLALAVVMLSMGLTLRVEDFKALFATPRVVLIAAISQYTIMPLSGWLVAMAMGLPAEFAVGLILVACCPGGTASNMIAYIGRANIALSIISTAVSTVLGIFMTPLLCKLLAGQYVDVNAWGMFLNVVQVVLIPVSLGVFIKYKFPKFVEKLGQTGPVVSTWAIVFISGAIIAPAMVDGKELLFQYAGQLALAASLLHSLGFGLGYAFGRIFKYDKPMSKAIACETGMQNGGLAAVLARNSFPAFMPLVAVPAVFCSIMQTAIGGILATIWRFTSSPEELEASKH
- a CDS encoding LacI family DNA-binding transcriptional regulator, which produces MMDKKKVSIYDIAKELKISASTVSRALNNHKGISSEVSEAVHKLAKELNYKPNQMAVALKTGKIKTIGMIVPLIDRNYFVQAIAGVETEIYKAGYNLIIATSGNLFEREKKIIASLSQGKVVGIIAAVAAETTDYSHYVSLVESGIPLVMFDRKMAIPNTSSVVQDDYNGAYEATKHLIEQGCKRIFFYRGPQNVSIWSERDRGYRQAMSDYGLEVTNKHIHTALTTEEEGRKYAIKLSAQKNQQLPDGILFSGDFAAKAAMEVFVEKGIKIPQEIAIVGFVNEPWDVLLNPPLSSIEQFSYRIGKTSARLMLEAISGMPYQDIVYKPQLIVRESSLKSKYL
- a CDS encoding SusC/RagA family TonB-linked outer membrane protein, with the translated sequence MKRNLNPPMKRALRLKNLFLTVCFLLIGTAAFSQERTITGVVTDSFKEPLIGVSIVVQGTNTGVVTGLDGDYSIQVPPNATLDFSYVGMEKQSIKVGNQSVINVQMKEDSQMLAETVVIGYGSAKKRDLTGSITNIKGDEIANKPVANPLSALQGKVAGVQIINSGKAGADPEIRVRGTNSINGYKPLYVVDGLFNDNINFLNPQDIESMEILKDPSSLAIFGVRGANGVIIITTKKAKEGQTRVNINGSFGFKAITNKIAMVDADGFKLLYNEQLRNEGNPEYNFSDWTGNTNWQDEIFQTGFITNNNISITGASDRHSFYLGAGYAYEQGNIKHEKYSKITLSISDDYKVTDNFKVGFQFNGARMLPADSKSVATALRAAPVAEVYNKEYGLYTSLPGFQKAQMNNPMVDVELKANTTKAENYRGSGNIYGQWDFLQHFQFKAMFSLDYASNSTRTYTPIIKVYDASAEGDIATLGTGKTGVTQAKETEMKVQSDYLLTYTNSWGDHSLTATAGFTTYYNKLENLNAGRTQGVGLIIPDNPDKWYVSIGDAATATNGSTQWERSTVSVLARILYNYKGKYLFNGSYRRDGSSAFSYTGNQWQNFYSVGLGWLMSEEEWMKGIEWLDMLKLKGSWGTLGNQNLDRAYPAEPLLTNAYSAVFGTPSAIYPGYQLAYLPNPNLRWEKVEAWEVGAEANFFRNRLHFEGVYYKKKTKDLLAEVPGISGTVPGIGNLGSIENLGVELALSWRDQIGDWNYNVGANLTTIKNKVLSLVQDGYSIIAGDKSQSYTMAGYPIGYFYGYKVEGVYQTQEEINNSPKNKLATVTPGDLKFKDVNGDGEITTADRTMIGDPTPNVTYGFTLGVGYKNWELAVDMMGQGGNQIYRTWDNYNWSQFNFMAQRMDRWHGEGTSNTQPLLNTKHSINNMNSEYYIEDGSFFRIRNVSLAYNFDKALISKIGMQALKLYVNIQNLKTWKHNTGYTPELGGSAIAFGVDDGSYPMPAIYTFGFNLTF
- a CDS encoding RagB/SusD family nutrient uptake outer membrane protein, with the protein product MKIKKYILSLLIGATALSFSSCNDFLDRDPLGQFTEDDAPNALVGGKIFNVYYLMRSYDITAGIPAFMVHMVRSEDSEKGSDAGDGGNEAAMWDDFEYTASNGPLAAYWGQNYKIIYQCNEILDDIANSDHKDDTESIRNRGEALFFRAYCYFNLVRAFGEVPLVTIKVVEASDANVPKTTAEKIYEQIDKDLTEAEKCLPLRWDSDYTGRLTWGAARSLHARTYMMRNDWDNMYTASTEVVNSGIYNLNTPVDKVFTVEGENCGESIFELQCEATDAMKEDGSIGSQFCQVQGVRGAGNWDLGWGWHMATTLMGKAYEPGDPRKNATLLYFRRSDDEPITEENTNTPYGESPVSTAMGAYFNKKAYTDPALRRKYTRMGFWVNIRLIRYPDVLLMAAESANEKGLMGEASGYLERVRAHARGTLTNVLPKVESLDQSVLREAIRHERRVELGLEPDRFYDLVRWGIAQEVLQAAGKNYQPKNALLPLPQTEIDKSNGVLVQNPDY